A region from the Arachis ipaensis cultivar K30076 chromosome B01, Araip1.1, whole genome shotgun sequence genome encodes:
- the LOC107616879 gene encoding uncharacterized protein LOC107616879 codes for MQGLMEHPKEIADYFNHRSVSVIFLLRRNLLRRLVSTLANSYDRYAKLLNGTHKSHVHSTEEADTLLQYKPAINSTSLLTNLKDMETRVAKALEYFSTTRHMILYYEDLIRNPTELKRVLDFLGLPQMELTSRQVKIHRGPLSDHIKNWEDVNKTLQGTAYESFLQADY; via the exons ATGCAGGGGCTGATGGAGCACCCCAAGGAAATAGCAGACTACTTCAACCATAGAAGTGTTTCTGTAATATTTCTTTTGCGGAGAAACTTGTTACGCAGATTGGTATCAACGCTGGCCAATTCCTACGATCGTTATGCCAAGTTATTGAATGGGACTCATAAGTCTCACGTTCATTCCACAGAAgag GCTGATACTCTATTACAGTACAAGCCTGCCATAAATTCTACATCATTGCTGACCAACTTGAAAGATATGGAGACAAGAGTTGCAAAGGCGTTAGAATACTTCAGCACTACTCGGCATATGATCCTGTACTATGAGGATCTTATACGAAATCCTACT GAGCTAAAACGTGTGCTAGACTTTTTAGGATTGCCGCAGATGGAGTTAACGAGCCGGCAGGTTAAGATCCATAGAGGACCGTTATCCGACCACATTAAAAACTGGGAAGATGTTAACAAGACGTTGCAAGGAACCGCATATGAGAGTTTTCTCCAAGCTGACTATTAA